Genomic segment of Candidatus Aegiribacteria sp.:
ATGTTTGACGATGAAATCCATTGTTCATAGCTTTGGGGATGGATTGGGGGCGGTCCGGAGTGTCCGGGCCTGAGAATGGTACCCCTTGAACTTGAACCGGGTAATACCGGCGTAAGAAAATCCGGAGGTTTTTATGAAACCCGCAGAGATAGCCTGCAATGGCCTGGCTGCCATTCAAAACAAAAAGCCTATGATACATCACATCACAAATACAGTTGTGATGAATTTCACCGCAAACGTTACACTATGTCTGGGGGCGGCTCCGGTAATGGCGCCATGCATCGAGGAGTCCCCCGAAATGGTTTCCTTCGCGGGGGCACTGCTTCTTAATATAGGCACTCTCAACCCGGAGATCGTCAAAAGCATGCTGGCGGCGGGCAGGGTGGCCAACGACCTCGGTATACCCATAGTGTTCGATCCTGTGGGAGCTGGCGCTACAAGATTGAGAACTGATTCAGCGAAGATGATTTCAAGTGAACTTGATATTGCCATCGTTCGCGGAAACGCGGGAGAGGTGCTTGCCCTCTCGGGCTCAGGGGGTAAAGTACGCGGAGTTGATTCTATGGATTCGGTTGAGGGGCGCGTTTATCTTATCTCTTCTTTTGCTGCGGAATCGGGCAGCGTAATCGCGGTTACAGGTGTTACCGATATCGTCACCGATGGTGAGCGGACGGCCAGGATAGACAACGGTCATCCCATGATGGGAAGGGTTACCGGAACTGGCTGCGCCGCGTCAACTTCCGTAGCCTGTTTCTGCGCATCGGTTGAAGATC
This window contains:
- the thiM gene encoding hydroxyethylthiazole kinase produces the protein MKPAEIACNGLAAIQNKKPMIHHITNTVVMNFTANVTLCLGAAPVMAPCIEESPEMVSFAGALLLNIGTLNPEIVKSMLAAGRVANDLGIPIVFDPVGAGATRLRTDSAKMISSELDIAIVRGNAGEVLALSGSGGKVRGVDSMDSVEGRVYLISSFAAESGSVIAVTGVTDIVTDGERTARIDNGHPMMGRVTGTGCAASTSVACFCASVEDQFHAALGGLVALGIAGESAAEVCAGPGTFVPCFLDALSNLDCEIIRNRVRAEILS